A single window of Roseofilum reptotaenium CS-1145 DNA harbors:
- a CDS encoding HypC/HybG/HupF family hydrogenase formation chaperone: MCLAVPGKLISISGEDPLTKMGRVSFGGVIKEVSLAYVPEAQIHDYVLVHVGFALSIVDQNEAEQTLTDLQQINTFS; the protein is encoded by the coding sequence ATGTGTTTAGCAGTGCCTGGAAAACTTATTAGCATCTCTGGTGAAGATCCCCTGACAAAAATGGGTCGCGTCAGCTTTGGAGGTGTCATTAAAGAAGTCAGTTTAGCCTATGTCCCTGAAGCCCAGATCCATGACTATGTATTGGTTCACGTCGGTTTTGCCCTATCGATTGTCGATCAAAATGAAGCTGAACAAACCTTAACTGATTTACAACAAATTAATACATTCAGTTAA